Part of the Capricornis sumatraensis isolate serow.1 chromosome 9, serow.2, whole genome shotgun sequence genome, AAAGGGAGACATTCAAAGAATGTTaaggaaactaaagaaaaaaaagtatgttaaTAACAGTTCTTacctttattatcttttttcagACTTaatctagaaaagaaaaacctacaaAATATAACAGATTTTGCATACACACTTTTCTAATTCCTATGCAGAAAACATTATGACTACTAAATCAGTACTGGTGTTAGTTATCTTGCATGGCTTTTATGCCTACCGGTGATTAAATTGAGAAAAAAGAAGTATCTTTGAATctgctgatgtgtgtgtgtgtgtttataagtgGTCTGGAGTTCTGCCTGTCAGCTAATTTTAGAGAGCCTGCATAGTTGTTGGGAGACTGACTGTTTTCCCACTAAATGCTGTcattcagatatatatttttatgtgtgtgtttatgcatatttgtcctttatttttGGTAGAAAATGATGCATCCTGTTGCCAGCAGTAATCCAGCTTTTTGTGGACCTGGCAAACCTTCCTGCCTCAATGAAGATGCCATGAGAGCTGCTGATCAGTTTGACATATATTCCTCCCAGCAAAACAAATACAGCCACACAGTCAGCCACAAACCAATGGTTTGTCAGAGGCAAGACCCATTAAATGAAACACACTTGCAGACTGCAGGTGGCAGAAGCATAGAGAtaaaagatgaactaaagaaaaagaaaaatctcaaccgATCTGGTAAGCGTGGCCGGCCTTCAGGAACCACCAAATCAGCAGGATACCGGACCAGCACAGGCAGACCCCTGGGAACCACCAAAGCGGCTGGATTTAAAACAAGCCCAGGCAGACCTTTGGGTACAActaaagctgcaggatacaaagtcaGCCCAGGGAGACCTCCAGGTAGCATTAAAGCTCTATCCCGTCTTGCCGATCTTGGCTATGGCTGTGGGACTGCTGCTTTTCCTTACCCTATGATACATGGTAGAGCTGTTCATGGGGTGGAGGAAACCAGCAGCGAAATCAAGCCAcccaatgaatgaatgaggcagGAAAGGAGGGCCAGGTTTAGAAGGAAGATTGTGGATAATCCCAAAGCTTCTTGGTTTTATTTCGACATACATGATATGGCCTGGGCTTTCCAAATTTGTTttcccatttgatttttttttttttctgcttttgctcACAAACTGTCATATGCTGACAGACGCACTCAAGGCATAAGCAGTGGCTTTGTGTTTGTACATAGGTTCAAGTGTAACACCTATCTAAATcgtttttgcttttcctttagaGTTATGGTTGTATCTCATTTCATTACTATTTTTTTGTCATTCTAAATGCTTTATGTGCTACATATTTGAAACCATTATACCTATTAGTTTGTGAAGTTAGCTTACAGTATAATAAAGATAGTATCAAAGGTATTTTTAACTGATGGAACAAAGCAAACTAATGATTCAGGATTACTTGAGGTAGTGGCTGGAGGGTATTTTTTGGTAACATTTATGTTCATGAGACAGGACACAGATATATGCTTTGGCATTTACATAGACTTCATatgttaaaaatcttatttttaatgttcTAGGTTTAAACAGTTTCTTATTTATTGATCTACATGGCATTAATTGATTTAACCATTATTCCTTTAACAGTTCTTTAGCATTTGCCTTTCAGCCATGTTTAggttgtgtattttttaattgccTAACAGCATGTATACCAAACACTACAAACAATTCATACttacaaaaaaattaaactttttaataaaaactgcACATTACATTTTTGGTGAAATACAATGCATTCTGAGAATAGCATATTtaatataatagaaaaagaaatattcttaaGGTCTGCATGTTGCTATAGTTAATACATTTTACCTTTTATATACTTAGTTATAAAGGATTATGCTTAAAACACTGTTTaataatgttcatttatttaaaaatatttttaaattttttctgataAATTGTCCCATTGCATTAGCACTTACTGTGGTTTCAGGTCTATATCTACCAAAGGACAAAAATTGAATGGTAGACTGTAAAACTGGTACAAACAAGATGCAGTTTTCTGACTGTCAGAACCCAAATATTAAGAAATAGGAACTAATCTATGCATGAAACATGTAAGAAATATGTTGATTAGTTTAATTAAAAACCTCATCGTGGCTCTAATAAGACCACTTcatccaaaataaatttttttccaacAGATTTTCCTTTAGAAGCaagataggaaagaaaaaaaaacattgggCAGACACGTATAGAAGGGACAGAGGGATATCTCTTGTTCCTCTTTTTGAACGCAGTCTTcgttaatatacatttttatttattctgagtttgatctaaataaaatagattattataaactttggatttgggaaaaaaaattccactgAATTTTAAAGTTACTGTGTATGTATTTGTGAGCTTAAATGCCTTTGAAATTATAATGTAGGTTTGCAGGATCcccagatttttaatctttgaaaattttaattttcaaagggcGCATGTTATGTTGCTTGGGTTTGCTCTCAGTTAATGCAAACTGGTTGCAAATGGATGTCATGTTTCATAACTGTTTTATCAGGAAAAAAGCAGCAAGCCTTCAGGTGTTCCAGCCATGCCAgacacaaagagctggactttaTGCTGCTCTTTACAGTAAGAGGTGTTGCATTTTATGTGGGGACTGTGTGCGCACTGGCTTCTAAGACAGTGACCTCAACAATTTTAGCTTTGCACAAACCATAGAGAGCAATGTTGGATGACTACATAATTAGTTGTAACATTCTGGCAGCTAAATTGCTGTAACAGTTTCTTCTTGCAGAAGCTTAAAATACAAAACTTTTAATATGAATCTACTTAGAACAGTATAACTTCTGACACACACAGATGCTTACATCTCTATTCATATGTTCATCCATCCACTTTTATCATGTATTTGTCGTTCAGTTGTTTCCAAAGATGACGTTTTAGCAGTTGGCTGCTTAGATGTCCTTTGAATTCCTGAAAGCAGTTGTAACTTTAATGTTCTCCCATAGAATTACATGTATCATAATCAAGGGTGTGATTGTGTATTGTGTTTCAGAGTGTGCCCACTTGATGTttccctttcagttttattttctttcctgattttgttGAACATGCCCTCTCTCCCTGCGTTTTCCTACATTTGTTCCCCTCCCGGGTCTCCATCCTCCAGCACATCTACTCAGtggtgctgtgctgtgtgtcAGAAGATAAAGCAGATGAATTGTATGAAGAATCTCATATACAAGTTAATGAATGGTGAGATCAACTAAAGGAAGTTATGTCCATAACAGTGTGTTATTAATATCAGGAGCTatgttccaggaaaaaaaagtgaTTGGATAACCCCATTTAGAAAgctgaattttctgttttatgaGAAGTTACCTGGAGTATTAGATCTGTATGCTGAGGAGCATCTTCttattctatttccttttatCCTTGTGAACAGTTTATTGGTGCCATGTTGAAGAGAAAGACATCTAAGTGATAACATGAATGAAGTCTtaacatagaaaatatttttacttctctaCAAAGACTATGTTGTGCATCTTTTGTAACACTGTCTCTTGTCATGATAAACACTGAAATAGCATGTTAAACAATTCCTTATGCTTTAATATAATCAGCTGGGGAAAACTGGCTTTTCCCCCCCACTGTGTACTTGTTCCTTGAAAGGTAAATTGCTAATTTTATATTGTGTAATTCTGTTATTCACAAAATAGGTTTCACTATTCTATATTTAAACTGTTGGTCAGAAAATGATCTGCTATTCAAGTAAGtttgctttacttttttctttaaaaaatattttaacatgccTTATTTATTCTTATATCAATATATTAGGAGCTAATAcagatgaaattttcattttttgacagATATAACTTTGCATAACTAATCTTTAGTGTGGGATGATTTTGATACTATCTTTGGAGTTTTGcactggatattaaaaaaaattagcacaTTGTATTGGAAAAAATAGGTATctgattaattttaaatatttggagatgttttaaaaatcagtgttt contains:
- the C9H5orf24 gene encoding UPF0461 protein C5orf24 homolog; this encodes MMHPVASSNPAFCGPGKPSCLNEDAMRAADQFDIYSSQQNKYSHTVSHKPMVCQRQDPLNETHLQTAGGRSIEIKDELKKKKNLNRSGKRGRPSGTTKSAGYRTSTGRPLGTTKAAGFKTSPGRPLGTTKAAGYKVSPGRPPGKKQQAFRCSSHARHKELDFMLLFTVRGVAFYVGTVCALASKTVTSTILALHKP